A single region of the Duganella sp. BuS-21 genome encodes:
- a CDS encoding TrbG/VirB9 family P-type conjugative transfer protein — translation MKTLYLIFLLFYSVGCASADLPFSTGTEPRVRYVDYHADAVTSVRVQRGTATRIVLAEDERISRDGAATGFSADCRKADDEWCMRADAGMNYMLVRPKSGARFNNLELRTDKRDYSFRFDVIDDSAQRKQQNKVMPANDQATYRVVFRYAAVPKAVPASQGAPSVRTVAEVVNAARPHPRNWRYSMQPLPGSDDIVPSLVFDDGRFTYFRFPANREVPTIYFVSPAGEEGRVNFHVDQHDSGLIVVERMGLQFILRLGGAVIGIWNDAFDPDAEGPVDGTTIDGLKRVMR, via the coding sequence ATGAAAACGCTTTATCTTATTTTCCTCCTGTTCTACTCGGTCGGCTGCGCATCGGCCGATCTGCCGTTTTCCACAGGAACAGAGCCTCGGGTGCGCTACGTCGACTACCACGCTGACGCCGTAACATCGGTCCGCGTGCAGCGCGGCACGGCCACCCGCATCGTCCTGGCGGAAGACGAACGAATCTCGCGCGACGGCGCAGCGACCGGATTTTCAGCAGACTGCCGCAAGGCGGACGATGAGTGGTGCATGCGGGCCGACGCCGGGATGAATTACATGCTGGTGCGCCCCAAATCCGGTGCACGATTCAATAACCTCGAATTGCGTACTGACAAACGCGACTACAGTTTCCGCTTCGATGTGATCGACGACAGCGCGCAGCGCAAGCAGCAAAACAAGGTCATGCCGGCTAACGACCAAGCTACGTACCGCGTGGTTTTTCGCTACGCTGCCGTACCAAAAGCGGTACCGGCGTCCCAAGGCGCGCCTTCGGTCCGCACCGTTGCCGAAGTGGTCAACGCGGCACGCCCCCACCCACGTAACTGGCGCTACTCCATGCAGCCGCTGCCTGGCTCGGACGACATCGTACCGTCCCTGGTGTTCGATGACGGCCGCTTTACCTACTTCCGCTTCCCCGCCAATCGCGAGGTGCCGACGATTTATTTCGTTTCCCCCGCCGGCGAAGAGGGCCGTGTCAACTTCCACGTCGATCAGCACGACTCAGGCCTGATCGTGGTCGAGCGCATGGGGCTCCAGTTCATCTTGCGGCTTGGCGGCGCCGTCATCGGCATCTGGAACGATGCCTTCGATCCCGACGCCGAGGGGCCGGTCGACGGCACCACGATCGACGGCTTGAAACGTGTAATGCGTTAA
- the virB5 gene encoding P-type DNA transfer protein VirB5 — MRVKFIKLVAVAALCASFEAHAQFAVIDVANLTQAIKEVEAWAKQYKQMSDQHKQLQQEYASITGSRGLGNFSNNPLLQGTVPPELLQIYGAMQNQGAQGLTGAAKAIREKLKIYNCEDRKGTDRITCEQLLNNLSQQQALLQQALTLTGIRTTQIQALQDKINATSDPKSIAELQARLQAETTQVANDANRLLLMRSLSDAADRAAEQSVREKYLHSLSLHTDGTESFKFVPMK; from the coding sequence ATGAGAGTCAAGTTCATCAAATTAGTCGCCGTCGCGGCACTCTGCGCAAGCTTCGAGGCACACGCCCAGTTCGCGGTCATCGACGTCGCCAATCTGACCCAAGCCATCAAGGAAGTGGAAGCTTGGGCCAAGCAGTACAAGCAAATGAGCGACCAGCACAAGCAGCTGCAGCAGGAATACGCCTCGATCACCGGCTCGCGCGGGCTGGGCAATTTTTCCAACAACCCCTTGCTGCAAGGGACCGTGCCGCCTGAACTGCTACAGATCTACGGCGCGATGCAAAATCAGGGCGCGCAAGGCCTGACCGGAGCCGCCAAGGCCATTCGCGAAAAACTCAAAATCTACAATTGTGAAGACCGTAAAGGCACCGACCGCATTACCTGCGAGCAGCTGTTGAACAACCTCTCGCAGCAGCAGGCGCTGCTGCAGCAGGCCCTGACACTGACCGGCATCCGCACGACGCAAATACAGGCATTGCAGGACAAGATCAATGCCACCAGTGATCCCAAGTCCATCGCCGAACTGCAAGCGCGGCTTCAAGCCGAGACCACCCAGGTCGCGAACGACGCCAACCGGCTACTCCTGATGCGCAGCCTGTCCGATGCCGCCGACCGGGCGGCGGAACAGTCGGTGCGCGAAAAATACCTGCACAGCCTGTCGCTGCATACGGACGGTACCGAATCGTTCAAATTCGTTCCGATGAAGTAG
- a CDS encoding VirB8/TrbF family protein produces MSNLPPQVPAARIKADENFPPWEVKIDELLLRSERRAWWVAGVASIIALTAIVALAMLAPYRRYIPFLLGMDRVNGNVEVIGAIDDRTVKGYQELVDKYWVQRYVSSRTSYFYRLLQEDYDTTLELSEGQARTDYMREYEGTDARDKRYGANVEVQVKIVSIQLFSNGVGQQASVRFSKTTRHLDSNTTEPVQFAIATIGYRYQPSMFAKEIALIRNPLGFKVSVYRVANELAPTVSKPEKAAGDTGE; encoded by the coding sequence ATGTCTAACCTGCCACCGCAAGTTCCAGCTGCGCGAATCAAGGCGGACGAAAATTTTCCGCCTTGGGAAGTCAAGATTGATGAACTTCTACTGCGGTCTGAGCGCCGCGCCTGGTGGGTAGCGGGAGTGGCCAGCATCATCGCACTGACGGCCATCGTCGCGCTGGCCATGCTGGCGCCTTACCGCCGCTATATTCCCTTCCTGCTGGGAATGGACCGGGTGAACGGCAACGTCGAGGTGATCGGCGCGATAGACGACCGCACCGTCAAAGGCTATCAGGAGCTGGTCGACAAGTACTGGGTGCAGCGCTACGTCTCCTCCCGCACATCCTACTTTTACAGGCTGCTGCAGGAAGACTACGACACCACGCTGGAACTCAGCGAGGGCCAGGCCAGAACGGACTACATGCGTGAATACGAGGGGACCGACGCACGCGACAAGCGCTACGGCGCCAATGTGGAGGTCCAGGTCAAGATCGTCAGCATCCAGCTCTTTTCCAACGGGGTCGGCCAGCAGGCCTCCGTACGCTTCAGCAAAACCACGCGCCACCTCGACAGCAACACAACGGAACCCGTGCAATTCGCCATTGCCACCATCGGCTACCGCTACCAGCCAAGTATGTTTGCCAAGGAAATCGCACTGATCCGCAACCCTCTTGGTTTCAAAGTATCGGTCTATCGCGTGGCCAACGAGCTGGCGCCGACTGTGAGCAAGCCGGAAAAAGCTGCGGGCGACACAGGAGAATGA
- a CDS encoding type IV secretion system protein: MGIAQELDAAADLLLNNYIVDKSTAVCSILTPIALCALTIHFIQVGLSIARGQSHEPVKDELFRLQRTSFILMMALSAGIYQMYIVASFEGIGVAFIFAVSGKTGFAAQLDNLAEPFAALGDSLWSQATTGVFPHVGLLFAAAIVALTQIFLFSIGIGFYLLAKISVTLTMAVGPAFILCAIWPSTQKYAENWVGQTLNFVFLKVLVTCAIVMLTSFASQFAESMPKTVDAINVARSSCALLIACIALAIVMLSLPRLSSALFGGASVAGIGRTLTQQALHNLQPGRSRHSGGRQPRSNNSTRPGPGLASRHDNTISNRNPMYQRHALSNLQRHQSRRTA, encoded by the coding sequence ATGGGAATCGCGCAAGAGCTTGATGCAGCTGCCGATCTGCTGCTGAACAATTATATCGTGGACAAGAGTACTGCAGTCTGCAGCATCCTTACGCCGATCGCACTCTGCGCGCTAACCATCCACTTCATTCAGGTTGGACTTTCGATCGCGCGCGGCCAAAGTCATGAACCAGTCAAGGACGAGCTGTTCCGGCTGCAGCGTACCAGCTTTATTCTCATGATGGCCCTGAGCGCGGGTATCTATCAAATGTATATTGTCGCCAGCTTCGAAGGCATCGGGGTTGCGTTTATCTTTGCAGTCTCAGGTAAGACAGGCTTCGCGGCGCAATTAGATAATTTGGCAGAGCCTTTTGCGGCCCTTGGCGACAGCTTGTGGAGCCAGGCAACCACGGGCGTCTTCCCGCATGTAGGACTACTTTTCGCCGCAGCGATTGTCGCCCTGACCCAAATCTTTTTGTTCTCTATCGGGATAGGCTTTTATTTGCTGGCAAAGATATCCGTTACGCTGACCATGGCGGTAGGACCGGCGTTCATCCTGTGCGCGATCTGGCCTTCAACGCAGAAGTATGCGGAAAACTGGGTGGGACAAACGTTAAACTTCGTCTTCCTCAAGGTACTGGTCACCTGCGCGATTGTCATGCTGACTTCATTCGCTAGTCAGTTTGCGGAAAGCATGCCAAAAACAGTTGATGCGATTAACGTCGCCCGCAGCTCGTGCGCGCTCCTGATAGCCTGCATCGCGCTGGCTATCGTCATGCTCAGTCTGCCACGACTGTCCAGCGCCTTGTTCGGCGGTGCATCAGTGGCTGGCATAGGCCGAACCTTGACGCAACAAGCGCTGCACAACCTGCAACCTGGTCGCTCCCGTCACTCGGGCGGTCGCCAGCCACGTTCCAACAACTCGACCCGACCGGGACCGGGGCTGGCCAGTCGGCACGACAACACCATCAGCAATCGCAACCCGATGTATCAGCGCCATGCGTTGAGCAACCTCCAGCGGCATCAATCAAGGAGAACGGCATGA
- a CDS encoding type IV secretory system conjugative DNA transfer family protein, producing MSDIIVGRYQGRYLTAKDQQFVLVAAPTGAEKGVSVMLPNLLNYPDSVAVLDPKLENFRYTSLYRQRCGQQVYLWAPFAEDGKTHRWNMLDAIDRNSVFRIGDVLAIAQAFYPSDCHPRDKYWNDNARNLFLGLVLYLMETPELPCTLGEVFRQSSGGGKPVKQHIEDILASRKAGSRALSRECVDAFHRFQSASSESVGNIISTFNAPLLIFANPLVDASTSTSDFDITQVRRQRMSIYLGIPPHRLADAGVLVNIFFSQLIDLNTKELPDNDRSLRYECLLALDELAAIGKLRALAKSNFYIRAYKLRLLTILQSVAQAVAHYGDADARTLLADHTIKIAFPPADQAEAEELSRSLGYLTQKVTSTSNSTGGTGGSNRSESTSEHARALMLPQELAYMDRRQQIVLARYCRPILCDKARYYEDHRFIDRLKSVSPMLAALDRQGWRGRLPQLLCSIAPGSVPSEEQMKHAAYVLRELSIELPRIDMTVVPSVKLQLELNLGTDSASDPVSGMATPPSNRSVPMPVLPKFREAAAPTPEEARAIVDAFFAQLPMFDHDIPGPAPTAKQPEAVTHAPGERTKPSAPKLPRFKNAEAPTPAEADAIVDAFFAQLPLFDPATTQNKTKRPASGPNSIGPAPPRSHDQSTPGRAVPCQTTSHATSLDIDLSALDR from the coding sequence ATGAGCGACATCATCGTCGGCCGCTACCAGGGCCGCTACCTCACCGCCAAGGACCAGCAGTTCGTGCTGGTCGCGGCGCCGACCGGCGCCGAGAAAGGCGTATCGGTCATGCTCCCCAACCTTCTCAACTACCCGGACTCGGTGGCCGTGCTCGATCCAAAGCTGGAGAACTTTCGCTACACCTCGCTGTACCGGCAGCGCTGCGGCCAACAGGTCTACCTGTGGGCGCCGTTTGCCGAGGATGGCAAGACCCACCGCTGGAACATGCTCGACGCCATCGACCGCAACTCGGTATTCCGGATCGGCGACGTGCTGGCCATCGCCCAGGCCTTCTACCCCAGCGACTGCCATCCGAGGGACAAATACTGGAACGACAACGCCCGCAACCTGTTTCTCGGCCTAGTCCTGTATTTGATGGAGACGCCCGAACTCCCCTGCACGCTCGGTGAAGTATTCCGCCAATCGTCCGGCGGCGGCAAGCCGGTCAAGCAGCACATCGAAGACATCCTGGCGAGTCGCAAGGCGGGCAGCCGCGCCTTGAGCCGCGAGTGCGTCGATGCCTTCCACCGTTTCCAGTCCGCCTCCAGCGAGTCGGTGGGCAACATCATCTCCACTTTCAACGCTCCGCTGCTGATCTTCGCCAATCCGCTAGTCGATGCCTCCACCAGCACGTCCGATTTCGACATCACGCAGGTACGCCGGCAGCGCATGTCGATCTACCTGGGGATCCCGCCCCACCGGCTCGCCGATGCCGGCGTCCTGGTCAACATCTTCTTCTCGCAATTGATCGATTTGAACACCAAGGAATTGCCGGACAATGATCGATCCTTGCGATATGAATGTTTGCTTGCTCTCGACGAACTGGCCGCCATCGGCAAGCTACGTGCGCTGGCCAAATCCAATTTCTACATCCGCGCCTACAAATTGCGTCTGCTGACCATCCTGCAAAGCGTGGCTCAAGCAGTCGCCCATTACGGAGACGCCGACGCCCGCACGCTGTTGGCCGACCATACGATCAAGATCGCCTTCCCGCCGGCGGACCAGGCGGAAGCCGAAGAACTCAGTCGCTCCCTGGGCTACCTGACCCAGAAGGTCACGAGCACCAGCAACAGCACGGGCGGTACTGGCGGCAGCAACAGATCGGAAAGCACCAGCGAGCATGCGCGGGCATTGATGCTGCCGCAGGAGCTGGCGTACATGGATCGCCGCCAGCAAATCGTTCTGGCACGTTACTGTCGCCCCATCCTGTGCGATAAGGCGCGCTACTACGAGGACCATCGCTTCATCGATCGTCTCAAGTCCGTGAGCCCGATGCTGGCTGCCCTGGATCGCCAAGGCTGGCGCGGTAGATTGCCGCAGCTATTGTGTTCAATCGCGCCCGGTTCGGTGCCATCGGAGGAACAGATGAAGCACGCGGCCTATGTGCTGCGGGAGCTCAGCATCGAATTGCCACGCATCGACATGACCGTCGTACCTTCAGTCAAACTGCAGCTGGAGCTGAATCTGGGGACCGATTCGGCTTCGGATCCGGTGTCGGGAATGGCGACGCCGCCCAGTAACAGGTCCGTGCCGATGCCTGTGCTGCCGAAGTTCAGGGAAGCCGCAGCGCCAACACCCGAAGAGGCCCGCGCCATCGTTGATGCGTTTTTCGCCCAGCTTCCGATGTTCGACCACGATATTCCCGGCCCCGCTCCAACAGCGAAACAGCCGGAGGCAGTAACGCACGCCCCAGGAGAGCGCACCAAACCGTCGGCGCCGAAGCTGCCGCGCTTTAAAAATGCCGAGGCACCGACGCCGGCGGAAGCGGACGCCATCGTCGACGCCTTCTTCGCGCAGCTCCCACTGTTCGATCCCGCAACGACGCAGAACAAGACCAAGCGACCGGCCAGTGGCCCCAATTCAATCGGCCCCGCGCCGCCGCGCTCCCACGACCAGTCCACACCTGGACGAGCGGTGCCGTGCCAAACCACGAGCCACGCAACGTCCCTGGATATCGACCTGTCCGCACTGGACCGCTGA
- the virB11 gene encoding P-type DNA transfer ATPase VirB11, which translates to MPCAPNKPLPLDTSVRELFRPLAPYLDIPGVTEIAVNRPGEVFVEAGPHWTRFEAPELTLERCWSMATAIASYANQRVDSMAPLLGAQLPGLQRIQIAVPPAVEEHTVAMTIRIPDAQVRSFDEYEAQGFFSRFMWPQPSKLGNRSQDLDQVQLRLINCLQAGALADFLRIAVRHKLNIAFVGDTGSGKTSLMKAACQYIPAEERLITIEDVRELFLPKHANRVHMLYSRPTQGMASVSPADLIATNMRMKPDRVLLAELRGGEAFDFLKLLTTGHSGSLTSFHAESCALAVERYILMCKEHSQAAIYDAEALRRLVGLTIDVIVHIKVDLQYAEDGQPLRKERYVAEVSYDPVAKLNHRFGAASLLHTRGLP; encoded by the coding sequence ATGCCCTGCGCACCAAATAAACCGCTGCCCCTGGATACCTCGGTACGCGAGCTATTCCGGCCGCTCGCACCCTACCTGGACATCCCCGGCGTCACCGAGATCGCGGTCAACCGTCCAGGCGAAGTCTTCGTCGAAGCGGGCCCGCACTGGACCCGCTTCGAAGCGCCGGAGCTGACGCTGGAGCGCTGCTGGAGCATGGCGACTGCCATCGCCTCCTACGCCAACCAGCGCGTCGACAGCATGGCGCCGCTGCTCGGTGCGCAGTTGCCGGGCCTGCAGCGGATCCAGATCGCCGTGCCCCCTGCTGTCGAGGAGCACACGGTGGCCATGACCATTCGCATCCCCGACGCCCAGGTCCGCAGTTTCGACGAGTACGAGGCGCAGGGCTTCTTCAGCCGCTTCATGTGGCCGCAGCCGTCCAAACTCGGCAATCGAAGCCAGGACCTCGATCAGGTACAACTGAGGTTGATAAATTGCCTCCAGGCCGGCGCTTTGGCCGACTTCCTGCGGATCGCCGTACGCCACAAGCTCAACATCGCTTTCGTCGGCGATACCGGCTCCGGCAAGACCTCGTTGATGAAGGCCGCCTGCCAGTACATTCCCGCCGAAGAACGCCTGATCACCATCGAGGACGTGCGTGAGCTGTTCCTGCCCAAACACGCCAACCGGGTGCACATGCTGTACAGCCGCCCCACGCAAGGCATGGCATCGGTGTCACCGGCCGACCTGATCGCCACCAATATGCGCATGAAACCCGACCGTGTGCTACTGGCGGAACTGCGCGGCGGTGAGGCGTTCGACTTCCTCAAGCTGCTGACCACGGGCCACAGCGGCTCGCTCACCAGCTTTCACGCAGAGTCCTGCGCACTGGCCGTCGAGCGCTACATCCTGATGTGCAAGGAGCACAGCCAGGCCGCCATCTACGACGCCGAAGCCTTGCGCCGCTTGGTGGGCTTGACCATCGACGTCATCGTGCATATCAAGGTCGATCTTCAATATGCCGAGGATGGCCAACCCTTGCGCAAGGAACGCTATGTGGCAGAGGTCAGCTACGATCCGGTCGCCAAACTCAACCACCGCTTTGGTGCCGCCAGCCTCTTACACACAAGAGGCTTGCCATGA
- a CDS encoding OmpA family protein: MSRTIFTIPTLLLALCACGSPPNAKSPDGRERIPVNSATAMAQYQATARPSNVTGIGLPSDRVPALEQEVHVLRQRVTELEGRSRAPGKKMADKEPPRVQLVDGAEVEHRPGGLIVRMMHPIGQATFQPGPSLEALVLTEAAASRRIEVRGRTDAWQADPLNDKLAARRAALARDYLVGRGVPPATIETGHLAAGDFVADNRTVAGRARNRRVEIAFIAAVPAISDETAATQRSKP; the protein is encoded by the coding sequence ATGTCCCGCACCATATTCACCATCCCGACACTGCTATTGGCGCTATGTGCCTGCGGCAGTCCGCCGAACGCAAAATCGCCTGATGGGCGAGAGCGTATTCCCGTCAACAGCGCGACCGCGATGGCGCAATACCAGGCGACAGCGCGCCCATCGAACGTCACCGGCATCGGCTTGCCGTCCGACCGCGTGCCGGCGCTGGAACAGGAAGTCCATGTGCTGCGACAAAGGGTGACCGAATTGGAAGGCCGGAGCCGCGCACCAGGCAAAAAGATGGCTGACAAGGAACCGCCGCGCGTCCAGCTGGTAGACGGTGCGGAAGTCGAGCATCGCCCGGGAGGTCTGATTGTGCGCATGATGCATCCGATCGGCCAGGCGACGTTCCAACCAGGTCCCAGTCTCGAAGCGCTGGTGCTCACCGAAGCGGCTGCGAGCCGCCGTATTGAAGTTCGCGGCAGGACGGATGCCTGGCAAGCCGACCCGCTTAACGACAAGCTGGCCGCGAGGCGGGCGGCACTCGCGCGCGACTACCTCGTCGGCCGGGGCGTGCCGCCTGCCACGATTGAAACCGGACACCTTGCGGCCGGCGATTTCGTCGCCGACAACCGCACCGTCGCCGGACGCGCACGCAACCGCCGCGTCGAAATCGCATTCATCGCTGCCGTCCCAGCCATATCAGACGAAACCGCAGCCACGCAAAGGAGCAAGCCATGA
- a CDS encoding VirB4 family type IV secretion/conjugal transfer ATPase: MRPLFARPPFVNHEPPIAEHVPLGGWITPDVVRLRHNGDLLATWRVAGISFETADIQYIGDRKRTLHNLWNAMGGGRCAIWAHKVRRAVRVVPGGKPDNAFARAFTERYNASLAGAPDIPGHRQMVTELYLSLIYRAPGNKRSLRQKLGGSSTAQLYDTQQSNLDALEELAARLEHSLQPYGPERLSLFQRGAATYSEQAAFYGFLINGVWEDVPYRDVRLAEHLPVSRLHFGDSNGMVEIWHPQARRFAGLLDFRDYPAQSEPGMNNAILYSDYEYIETQSFSMLGKHDALAALRRQAGHLYAAEDPSTSEIEQMDQAMADVNSGDIQMGEYHYSLAVFGDSPKEVARHMAAARAALMDGPGFKMTVVDAIPECAWFAQIPGNWKMRPRQASISSKNFTSLAPLHNFAQGKRHGNPWGEALALMNTPSGQPYFFNFHASPADDDSTDVKRPGNTIIIGQTGVGKTALVSGLIALAQKYVGLRCMVFDNKRGTEIFIRRMGGHYTSFKRGEPTGLNPYQLPPTETNIAFCERWLQLLAGPPQAGLATQEEQEVSHAVRTVMSDAIPFALRRLSTVWQNLKVHQGGNSLRDRLYKWTAQGQLGWAFDNPLHTHDLNLNGVTIYGYDCTDILDDPELCAPVVDLLLHISTELINGNPFIYYMEEFWKYLKNQHFASAVEDKQNTIRKLFGIGLYVTPSANDALQHKISRTIVEQCATKIFLPNPAADHDDYVNGFKLSEQEFTLIRNMNENSRLMLVKQGHQSAILKYDLGGMPDMLNILSGSLDNVMLLDDIREQFGDDPEIWEPILQERITLRRSISKERKN; encoded by the coding sequence ATGCGCCCTCTGTTTGCACGCCCACCATTCGTCAACCACGAGCCGCCGATCGCCGAGCATGTTCCGCTGGGCGGATGGATCACACCCGACGTGGTTCGTCTCCGGCACAACGGCGATCTGCTGGCAACCTGGCGCGTAGCAGGCATCTCGTTCGAGACCGCAGACATCCAATACATCGGCGACCGCAAACGCACGTTGCACAATCTGTGGAACGCCATGGGCGGCGGGCGCTGCGCGATCTGGGCGCACAAGGTGCGCCGCGCAGTCCGCGTCGTACCAGGAGGAAAACCGGACAATGCGTTCGCCCGCGCATTTACCGAACGCTACAACGCCAGCCTGGCCGGCGCCCCCGACATACCCGGCCATCGGCAAATGGTGACGGAGCTTTACCTGTCATTGATTTACCGCGCACCCGGAAACAAACGCAGCCTGCGGCAAAAGCTGGGCGGCTCTTCGACCGCGCAGCTGTACGACACCCAGCAAAGCAATCTCGACGCACTGGAAGAGCTGGCGGCCAGGCTCGAACACAGCTTGCAGCCATATGGTCCCGAGCGCCTCAGCCTGTTCCAGCGCGGCGCAGCGACCTATTCCGAACAAGCGGCCTTCTATGGCTTCCTGATCAACGGGGTATGGGAGGATGTTCCATACCGTGATGTCCGTCTGGCCGAGCACCTGCCGGTGTCCCGCCTGCACTTCGGCGACAGCAACGGCATGGTGGAGATCTGGCATCCGCAAGCGCGACGCTTTGCCGGTCTGCTGGATTTCCGGGATTATCCGGCGCAGTCGGAGCCGGGCATGAACAATGCCATCCTGTACAGCGACTACGAATACATCGAAACCCAGAGCTTTTCCATGCTCGGCAAGCACGATGCCCTCGCAGCGCTCAGGCGCCAGGCCGGTCACCTCTACGCGGCCGAAGATCCATCAACCAGCGAGATCGAACAGATGGATCAGGCCATGGCCGACGTCAACAGCGGCGACATCCAGATGGGGGAATACCACTATTCGCTGGCCGTGTTCGGCGACTCGCCCAAAGAGGTCGCGCGCCACATGGCCGCCGCCCGCGCGGCCCTGATGGACGGCCCCGGATTCAAAATGACGGTGGTTGATGCCATCCCGGAATGCGCGTGGTTCGCCCAGATACCGGGGAACTGGAAGATGCGCCCGCGCCAGGCATCCATCAGCAGCAAAAACTTTACCAGCCTGGCGCCGCTGCATAATTTCGCGCAGGGCAAACGTCACGGCAACCCGTGGGGCGAAGCGCTGGCCTTGATGAACACACCTAGCGGCCAGCCCTACTTCTTCAACTTCCATGCATCGCCCGCCGATGACGACTCGACGGATGTCAAGCGTCCGGGCAACACCATCATCATCGGCCAGACCGGCGTCGGCAAGACCGCGCTGGTCAGCGGCTTGATCGCACTGGCGCAGAAATATGTGGGTCTGCGCTGTATGGTCTTCGACAATAAGCGTGGTACCGAAATTTTCATACGCCGCATGGGTGGCCATTACACCTCTTTCAAACGCGGTGAGCCGACCGGGCTCAATCCTTACCAGCTGCCGCCGACCGAAACAAATATAGCCTTCTGCGAGCGTTGGCTGCAGCTGCTGGCTGGCCCGCCACAGGCAGGTCTCGCCACCCAAGAGGAACAGGAAGTCAGCCATGCCGTGCGCACCGTCATGAGCGATGCGATTCCCTTCGCATTGCGGCGACTGTCGACAGTCTGGCAAAACCTGAAAGTGCACCAAGGTGGCAACAGCCTGCGCGACCGCCTGTATAAATGGACGGCGCAAGGCCAACTTGGATGGGCGTTCGACAACCCTCTTCATACCCACGACCTGAACCTGAACGGGGTGACGATCTACGGCTACGACTGCACCGACATCCTGGACGATCCGGAACTGTGCGCGCCGGTGGTGGACCTGCTGCTGCATATCAGCACCGAACTAATTAACGGCAATCCCTTCATCTATTACATGGAGGAATTCTGGAAGTATTTGAAGAACCAGCACTTCGCCAGCGCGGTCGAGGACAAGCAGAACACCATCCGCAAGCTGTTCGGGATCGGCCTATATGTCACGCCATCTGCGAACGACGCCCTGCAGCACAAGATCAGCAGAACCATCGTTGAACAATGCGCGACCAAAATTTTCCTGCCCAACCCGGCGGCCGACCATGACGACTACGTTAACGGCTTCAAGCTGAGCGAACAGGAGTTCACTCTGATCCGCAACATGAACGAAAACAGCCGTCTGATGCTGGTCAAGCAGGGACATCAGTCCGCCATCCTGAAGTACGACTTGGGCGGCATGCCGGACATGCTGAACATTCTCTCCGGTTCGCTTGACAACGTCATGCTGCTGGACGACATCCGCGAACAGTTCGGTGACGATCCGGAGATTTGGGAACCGATACTGCAGGAACGGATAACGCTACGTCGATCAATCAGCAAGGAAAGGAAAAACTGA